A genomic region of Longimicrobium terrae contains the following coding sequences:
- a CDS encoding ABC transporter ATP-binding protein → MAQARSHVGQQRRSPTEGQPTWRQRLRAMRNLPPFMGMVWRTHRGYVLGIAALRLLRAFVPIATLWIGKLIVDEVVAAAGAGTPDWRRISSLVALEFGIVVVGEVAARTGTLLESLLGDLFSNRLSVQLMEHAADLDLQHFEDPVFYDRLERARRQTVGRIALLAQMFGLAQDALTLVTLIGTLLAFSPLLFVLLVLTVLPSFLGETHFAALGYSLLYQWTPERRRLDYYRMIGASDTTAKEVKLFGLSPFLVAQYRLLSDQFYAANRSLAIRRSLVSTALTVVSTLGYYAAYGTIVYRTVLGRLTLGSLTLLAGTFSRSRDLIQRMLLSTTDLYEQALYLDDLFTFLAMQPTIRRPDNARPFPRPIRQGFEFRDVWFRYPGTGDDADAPANPPSDDPSWVLRGISLRIAPGERLALVGENGAGKTTITKLLTRLYEPTRGVLLLDGHPLGEYDPAELYDQAGVIFQDFVRYDMTAEENIAVGRIGELAAGGDDEHPRVVDAARRSLASEVVEALPARYRQMLGRRFEGGVDLSGGQWQKVALGRAYMRDAQLLILDEPTAALDARAEYEVFQRFTELTDEKMAILISHRFSTVRMADRIIVLEHGRVLEEGTHDELLALGGRYAELFNLQAAGYR, encoded by the coding sequence TGGCGCACGCACCGCGGCTACGTGCTGGGAATCGCCGCGCTGCGCCTGCTGCGCGCATTCGTCCCCATCGCCACGCTCTGGATCGGCAAGCTGATCGTGGACGAGGTGGTGGCCGCCGCCGGCGCGGGCACGCCCGACTGGCGCCGCATCTCGTCCCTGGTGGCGCTGGAGTTCGGCATCGTTGTGGTGGGCGAGGTGGCGGCCCGCACGGGAACGCTGCTGGAAAGCCTGCTGGGCGACCTGTTCAGCAACCGCCTGAGCGTGCAGCTGATGGAGCACGCGGCGGATCTGGACCTGCAGCACTTCGAGGACCCCGTCTTCTACGACCGGCTGGAGCGCGCGCGGCGGCAGACGGTGGGGCGCATCGCGCTGCTGGCGCAGATGTTCGGCCTGGCGCAGGACGCGCTCACGCTGGTGACGCTCATCGGCACGCTGCTGGCCTTTTCGCCCCTGCTCTTCGTCCTCCTGGTCCTGACGGTGCTGCCGTCGTTCCTGGGCGAAACGCACTTCGCCGCGCTCGGCTATTCGCTGCTGTACCAGTGGACGCCGGAGCGGCGCAGGCTGGACTACTACCGCATGATCGGCGCGTCGGATACGACGGCAAAGGAAGTGAAGCTCTTTGGCCTGTCGCCCTTTCTGGTGGCGCAGTACCGCCTGCTTTCGGACCAGTTCTACGCCGCCAACCGCAGCCTCGCCATCCGCCGCAGCCTGGTGAGCACGGCGCTCACGGTGGTGTCCACGCTGGGGTACTATGCGGCCTACGGAACCATCGTGTACCGCACGGTGCTGGGACGGCTGACGCTGGGCAGCCTGACGCTGCTGGCGGGAACGTTCTCCCGCTCGCGCGACCTGATCCAGCGCATGCTGCTGTCCACGACGGACCTGTACGAGCAGGCGCTGTATCTGGACGACCTGTTCACCTTTCTGGCGATGCAGCCCACCATCCGCCGGCCGGACAACGCACGTCCATTTCCGCGGCCCATCCGCCAGGGATTCGAGTTCCGCGATGTGTGGTTCCGCTACCCGGGCACCGGCGACGACGCTGATGCGCCCGCCAATCCGCCGTCGGATGATCCGTCGTGGGTGCTGCGCGGAATCTCGCTCCGCATCGCGCCGGGCGAACGGCTGGCGCTGGTGGGCGAGAACGGCGCGGGAAAGACGACCATCACCAAGCTGCTCACGCGGCTGTACGAGCCCACGCGCGGCGTGCTGCTGCTGGACGGACATCCTCTGGGCGAGTACGACCCGGCGGAGCTGTACGACCAGGCCGGCGTCATCTTTCAGGACTTCGTGCGGTACGACATGACGGCCGAGGAAAACATCGCGGTCGGCCGCATCGGCGAGCTGGCGGCCGGCGGGGACGATGAGCATCCGCGCGTGGTGGACGCGGCGCGGCGCTCGCTGGCCTCGGAGGTGGTGGAGGCGCTGCCCGCCAGGTACCGGCAGATGCTGGGGCGGCGCTTCGAGGGCGGGGTGGACCTGTCCGGCGGGCAGTGGCAGAAGGTGGCGCTGGGGCGCGCGTACATGCGCGACGCGCAGCTCCTGATCCTCGACGAGCCGACGGCGGCGCTGGACGCCCGCGCCGAGTACGAGGTGTTCCAGCGCTTCACCGAGCTGACGGACGAGAAGATGGCGATCCTGATCTCGCACCGCTTTTCCACCGTGCGCATGGCGGACCGCATCATCGTGCTGGAGCACGGCCGCGTGCTGGAGGAAGGGACGCACGACGAACTCCTGGCCCTGGGCGGCCGCTACGCCGAGCTGTTCAACCTGCAGGCCGCGGGATACCGGTGA
- a CDS encoding carboxypeptidase regulatory-like domain-containing protein has protein sequence MRTIRPSLPRVPAIIPAALLASALLAPLPASASAKGAPSSLMATQAADGTIQGELVEEGTGRPIAGALVVLMNEAGARLTATLTDTDGRFVLRVRNAGRYSLRAERVGYATTTSRTIDLEDGATVTQRLTARVRGVELQGIAVRARSRCERTPDAGPATQLLWEEIRKALESTAWTQQEGLHTYVVRHWTRDMGPVTLRIARETTRMDTTAASTPFRTAPAAELRDRGWVQAEDGETVFYGPDAAALLAPEFLETHCFRAVPHPTDATRVGLAFEPVRGRGRPDVRGTLWVARDSAALREMEFGYTGLEGSAYDRRMGGWVNFDRLASGAWIVRRWNIRTPMIRESRPGGAIAEPEQQIVAFREDGAEIMEVRPRGGEARMLGVFGSLRGTVWDSTAAAPLAGALVFLEGTEYTAATDSTGSYVMDGVPPGIYGLSFAHARLDSLGYEPPFMDAAVAESAVGQAALAVPSMGRIVAMQCADSAGAVLYGTVNNAANGFPLPAAAVRLAWPDDSAPGGLARAERTTDTRGRYLFCGLPAGVSVRVSGEFVGRPLPTATLALAQDAPREHAIAADALGRIQVGGFTMTTGARAPVRVSGRLTMINGAPLASGMSVHLVPMRLAEGDTASPRQVPVRENGEFIFGRVIPGEYQMDVVDASQRMLSRPLAVGGGESMQVDLEIDPATFSMDPVIVTARPRMGVLTFNREQIVAEMKHSTHAMEMLRRVREVIVTPSRCVGLRAEMNYYRPYSRSTPYRPLCRPMTIIVDGVPLEPRDNLLRVLPLEEIESIEILNPHAAASRYPNNPLGVMLVTTRRPASRAPAAP, from the coding sequence ATGCGAACAATCCGCCCTTCCCTGCCCCGCGTCCCGGCGATCATCCCGGCCGCGCTGCTCGCATCCGCGCTGCTGGCCCCGCTCCCCGCGTCCGCATCGGCCAAAGGCGCGCCATCCTCCCTGATGGCGACACAGGCGGCCGACGGGACCATCCAGGGAGAGCTGGTGGAGGAGGGCACGGGACGCCCCATCGCGGGCGCGCTGGTGGTGCTGATGAACGAGGCCGGCGCGCGATTGACCGCCACGCTTACCGACACGGACGGCCGCTTCGTCCTCCGCGTGAGGAACGCCGGCCGCTACTCGCTCCGCGCCGAGCGGGTGGGGTACGCCACGACGACGTCGCGCACCATCGACCTGGAAGACGGAGCCACGGTCACGCAGCGGCTGACGGCCCGCGTGCGCGGCGTGGAGCTGCAGGGGATCGCGGTGCGCGCCCGCTCCCGTTGCGAGCGCACTCCGGACGCGGGGCCCGCCACGCAGCTGCTGTGGGAGGAGATCCGCAAGGCGCTGGAATCCACCGCGTGGACGCAACAGGAGGGGCTGCACACGTACGTGGTGCGCCACTGGACGCGCGACATGGGCCCGGTCACGCTGCGCATCGCGCGCGAAACCACGCGCATGGACACCACCGCCGCCTCCACGCCGTTCCGCACCGCGCCCGCCGCCGAGCTGCGCGACCGCGGCTGGGTGCAGGCCGAGGACGGCGAAACCGTCTTCTACGGCCCCGACGCCGCCGCGCTGCTCGCCCCCGAGTTCCTGGAAACGCACTGCTTTCGCGCGGTGCCTCACCCCACGGACGCCACCCGTGTGGGGCTGGCCTTTGAGCCCGTGCGCGGACGCGGACGCCCGGACGTGCGCGGCACGCTGTGGGTGGCGCGCGATTCGGCGGCGCTGCGGGAGATGGAGTTCGGCTACACGGGGCTGGAGGGCTCCGCGTACGACCGCCGCATGGGTGGCTGGGTGAACTTCGACCGGCTCGCCAGCGGCGCGTGGATCGTGCGCCGGTGGAACATCCGCACGCCCATGATCCGCGAATCGCGCCCCGGCGGCGCCATCGCCGAGCCGGAGCAGCAGATCGTGGCCTTTCGCGAGGACGGGGCGGAGATCATGGAGGTGCGCCCGCGCGGCGGCGAGGCGCGCATGCTGGGCGTGTTCGGCTCGCTGCGCGGAACGGTGTGGGACAGCACCGCGGCGGCGCCGCTGGCGGGCGCCCTCGTCTTTCTGGAAGGCACGGAGTACACCGCCGCCACCGACAGCACGGGTTCATACGTGATGGATGGCGTGCCGCCGGGCATCTACGGGCTTTCCTTTGCGCACGCGCGGCTGGATTCACTGGGGTACGAGCCGCCCTTCATGGACGCGGCGGTGGCGGAAAGCGCGGTGGGCCAGGCAGCGCTGGCCGTACCGTCCATGGGGCGCATCGTCGCGATGCAGTGCGCGGACAGCGCGGGCGCCGTGCTGTACGGCACGGTGAACAACGCGGCGAACGGCTTTCCGCTTCCCGCCGCCGCGGTGCGGCTGGCATGGCCGGACGATTCCGCGCCGGGCGGCCTGGCGCGCGCGGAGCGCACGACGGACACGCGCGGACGCTATCTGTTCTGCGGGCTCCCCGCCGGGGTGTCGGTGCGCGTTTCCGGCGAGTTCGTCGGCCGGCCGCTCCCCACGGCCACGCTGGCGCTAGCGCAGGACGCGCCACGCGAGCACGCCATCGCCGCGGACGCGCTGGGCCGCATCCAGGTGGGCGGATTCACCATGACGACGGGCGCGCGGGCCCCGGTGCGCGTCTCCGGCCGCCTGACCATGATCAACGGCGCCCCGCTGGCGTCCGGGATGTCGGTGCACCTGGTGCCCATGCGGCTGGCGGAAGGCGACACGGCCAGCCCGCGGCAGGTGCCCGTGCGGGAGAACGGCGAGTTCATCTTCGGCCGCGTGATCCCGGGCGAATACCAGATGGACGTGGTGGATGCCAGCCAGCGCATGCTCAGCCGGCCGCTCGCGGTGGGCGGCGGGGAGTCCATGCAGGTGGATCTGGAGATCGATCCCGCCACCTTCAGCATGGACCCGGTGATCGTCACGGCGCGGCCGCGCATGGGGGTGCTCACCTTCAACCGCGAGCAGATCGTGGCGGAGATGAAGCACTCCACGCATGCGATGGAGATGCTGCGGCGCGTGCGCGAGGTGATCGTAACGCCGTCGCGGTGCGTGGGGCTGCGGGCGGAGATGAACTACTATCGGCCCTACAGCCGGTCCACCCCCTATCGCCCGCTCTGCCGGCCCATGACCATCATCGTGGACGGCGTGCCGCTGGAGCCGCGCGACAACCTGCTGCGCGTGCTTCCGCTGGAGGAGATCGAGTCCATCGAGATCCTGAACCCGCACGCGGCCGCGAGCCGGTATCCAAACAATCCGCTGGGCGTGATGCTGGTGACTACTCGGCGGCCGGCCTCCCGTGCGCCGGCCGCGCCCTGA
- a CDS encoding BamA/TamA family outer membrane protein: protein MLLTLAFAALLQGTPTLQDSTSAYPDAGTRQLVAGARERRARVERTIDAYQVTARQRIHVGVEALSRQRTLFGQEMAAQIEWRRGQTGTVRILGAREASPSTSRGVSLPDDLMSEGPDLAFDPDQLQLDIFSFGISVGARDTTAARRERTRAADGEVSAGTEVERDSTGKKTGTSVEIDATPVDPLGAGSEAHYRFRSGDTTTVRLPDGTRLQMVQLEIIPRRREFRLLRGTLWIDLQTHGVVRSVLTTARPFDLRRDVDEDLPGVIDAAGPIRAVVRYVTVEYALTQGRFWLPRLMAVDLEANMGVVAGLPVRFERSYADYQVTASAAPQQAPRLAGAPRDTMAERVCRNDAKETGASCRCNSVACSLWRVEIPADTAALLASADLPEPLAGGSSKLITGEEVESLARVLVPGFGDFAPELHTEVASLRMLRYNRVEALSVGARADVEYGPLTVDGEARIGLADLEPKAELGVTRQTAFWNTRLGGYRRLVAFDPSTSGRALGPGNSLSALLLGRDEYDYFLASGAEITGSPIRAGAWTYNWRLFGEHQHPSTRNTQISLARAWEGSDVFRDNRAAARADQLGAGLSLRREFGSDRSQARLTTGVGLEGQTGDFQFGRGQAFARVTSGLGGRLGLALEGAAGSTTGDVPVQGLWYLGGTQSVRGYPGALLGGTAFWRARAEVATPTPAARIVLFSDAGWVGPRDGWGGDPNLLSAGIGASVLDGLIRLDLSRAIREPKGWRVDLYLDAAL, encoded by the coding sequence ATGTTGCTGACTCTGGCCTTCGCGGCGCTGCTGCAGGGCACTCCCACGTTGCAGGATTCCACCTCCGCCTACCCGGACGCGGGCACGCGCCAGCTGGTGGCCGGCGCGCGCGAACGCCGCGCGCGAGTGGAGCGCACCATCGACGCCTACCAGGTCACCGCCCGGCAGCGCATTCACGTGGGCGTGGAGGCGCTGAGCCGCCAGCGCACGCTGTTCGGCCAGGAGATGGCGGCCCAGATCGAGTGGCGCCGCGGCCAGACCGGCACCGTGCGCATTCTGGGCGCGCGTGAGGCCTCGCCCAGTACGTCACGCGGCGTGAGCCTGCCCGACGACCTGATGAGCGAGGGGCCGGACCTGGCCTTTGACCCCGACCAGCTTCAGCTGGACATCTTCAGCTTCGGCATCAGCGTGGGTGCGCGGGATACGACGGCCGCGCGGCGCGAGCGCACCCGCGCGGCAGACGGCGAGGTGAGCGCGGGCACCGAGGTGGAGCGCGATTCCACGGGAAAGAAGACGGGCACTTCCGTGGAGATAGACGCCACGCCGGTGGACCCGCTGGGTGCGGGGAGCGAGGCGCACTACCGCTTCCGCTCCGGCGACACCACCACCGTGCGCCTCCCCGACGGAACGCGGCTGCAGATGGTGCAGCTGGAGATCATTCCCCGCCGCCGCGAGTTCCGCCTGCTGCGCGGCACGCTGTGGATCGACCTGCAGACGCACGGCGTGGTGCGCAGCGTGCTGACCACCGCGCGCCCGTTCGATCTGCGCCGCGACGTGGACGAGGACCTTCCCGGCGTGATCGACGCCGCGGGCCCCATCCGCGCCGTGGTGCGCTACGTGACGGTGGAGTACGCGCTTACGCAGGGCCGCTTCTGGCTTCCCCGCCTGATGGCGGTGGACCTGGAAGCGAACATGGGCGTGGTGGCCGGGCTGCCGGTGCGCTTTGAGCGGAGCTACGCCGACTACCAGGTGACGGCCAGCGCCGCCCCGCAGCAGGCACCGCGCCTGGCCGGCGCGCCGCGCGACACGATGGCCGAGCGCGTCTGCCGCAACGACGCCAAGGAGACGGGCGCCTCCTGCCGCTGCAACAGCGTGGCGTGCTCCCTGTGGCGGGTGGAGATCCCCGCCGACACCGCCGCGCTGCTGGCCAGCGCCGATCTGCCGGAGCCGCTGGCCGGCGGCTCCAGCAAGCTGATCACGGGCGAAGAGGTGGAATCGCTGGCCCGCGTGCTGGTGCCCGGCTTTGGCGACTTTGCGCCGGAGCTGCATACGGAAGTCGCCAGCCTGCGCATGCTTCGCTACAACCGCGTGGAGGCGCTTTCCGTGGGCGCGCGGGCGGACGTGGAGTACGGGCCGCTGACGGTGGATGGCGAGGCGCGCATCGGGCTGGCGGACCTGGAGCCCAAGGCGGAGCTGGGCGTAACGCGGCAGACGGCGTTCTGGAACACGCGGCTGGGCGGCTACCGGCGGCTGGTGGCGTTCGATCCGAGCACGAGCGGCCGCGCGCTGGGCCCGGGCAACTCGCTGTCCGCGCTGCTGCTGGGCCGCGACGAGTACGACTACTTTCTGGCCAGCGGCGCGGAAATCACCGGCAGCCCCATCCGCGCGGGGGCGTGGACGTACAACTGGCGCCTGTTCGGCGAGCACCAGCACCCGTCCACCCGCAACACGCAGATCTCGCTGGCCCGCGCATGGGAGGGGAGCGACGTGTTCCGCGACAACCGCGCGGCGGCGCGCGCCGACCAACTGGGCGCGGGGCTGTCGCTGCGGCGCGAGTTCGGCTCGGACCGCAGCCAGGCGCGGCTGACCACCGGCGTCGGCCTGGAAGGGCAGACGGGCGACTTTCAGTTCGGCCGCGGGCAGGCGTTCGCGCGCGTGACGTCCGGGCTGGGCGGGCGGCTGGGACTGGCGCTGGAAGGCGCGGCGGGAAGCACCACAGGCGACGTGCCGGTGCAGGGGCTGTGGTACCTGGGCGGAACGCAGAGCGTGCGCGGGTACCCGGGCGCGCTGCTGGGCGGAACGGCGTTCTGGCGCGCCCGCGCCGAGGTGGCCACGCCCACGCCCGCCGCGCGCATCGTGCTGTTCAGCGACGCGGGATGGGTGGGGCCGCGCGACGGGTGGGGCGGCGACCCCAACCTGCTGTCCGCCGGGATCGGTGCCAGCGTGCTGGACGGGCTGATTCGCCTGGACCTGTCGCGCGCCATTCGCGAGCCCAAGGGGTGGCGCGTGGACCTGTACCTGGACGCGGCGCTGTAA